TAGCATCCCCCGCAGGAACCGCTGCTGCTGCAGCAATGCCATCCGCATGAAGTTTTTGTAAACGATTCCACTTGCGGTCAATTTCGTTCTGCATCTTAGCCACAACATCCTGGCTGTCTGGTGACATCAAATGCTTAAACCGCACCTGAGTTTTCAAAAATTCAGTAACCGGCTTCTTTTCTTTTGGTTTATACGTAACCCTATACGTCCCGTCCACCACTTCGTATAACGGCCAAAAACAAGTATCCGCCGCGAGTTTACCAATATCTGTTATAGTCTCCGGAGCATGTCCCCATCCCAACCGGCACGGCTGAAGTACATTAATAAAAGTCGGACCGTCGGTATCCAACGCTTTCTGTACCTTATTTACAAGGTCACTCCAAAACCCTACTGCCGATTGAGCGACATAAGGAATACTGTGAGCAACCATTATTTCTGTAAGATCCTTCCGTTGTTGTTCCTTCCCTTTTTTTTCTTTACCCGTGGGAGCAGTAGTGGTATACGCTCCAATCGGCGTAGCGGATGAACGCTGTATCCCGGTATTCATATACGCTCCGTTGTCATAACATACATATAACATCCTATGTCCGCGCTCCATTGCACCGGACAAAGATTGTAATCCTATATCATATGTCCCGCCGTCACCACCAAACGCGATGAACCGTATATCTTTATTAATTTTCCCCTGACGTTTAAGTGAACGATATGTCGCTTCTATTCCACTACATGAAGCTGCTGCGTTCTCAAATGCGCTATGAAACCATGACGTCTTCCACGCGGAATACGGAAATATTGTAGAAGAAACTTCAAGACAACCCGTAGCATTTGCTACTACTACCGGCGTATTCGCTGCCATTAACACCTGCCGGGCAATAATACCCGCACCACAACCTGCGCACAGCCTATGCCCTCCAGTAAACAACTCAGGCTTTTTTGCTAAATCTCTTATTGTAGCCATGTTATATTTATCCCTTTCTTAAAAATATTCTTACGACCTATTCCCGAACGCCGATATAGTTTATCTTAGACCCAACTTTTCCAGCACTCAATATCTTGCCAAGTTCTTCATAAATATATCTAATATCATTTAAGTCAAACTCGCGCCCGCCAAGGCCGTAGATATAGTTCGTCATCAAAGGCCGTTTATCAAGGTCATACAACGCTGACCGTACTTCATCAAAAATCGGCCCGCCAAAACCGTCACATGAATCTGAACGATCCAGAACAGCTACGGATTTAACATTTTTCAATTCTTCCGCTAATGCATCCGCCGCAAACGGACGGAAGACGCGTAGTTTCAGCATCCCAACCTTTTTCCCCTGTTTTCTAAGTTCAGAAATAACATTTTTTGCAGTCCCTGCAGCTGAACCTATAACGACAAGCGCTAATTCCGCGTCATCCATATTAACTTTTTCCCATAAACCGTACTCGCGCCCAAACTTTTTACCAAACTCTTTTCCAACATTAAGCACGATATCTTTGGATTTAACCATCGCATCTGCCAACTGCCTGCGATGCTCAAAATAATAATCCTGTAGGTCAATCGCGCCAAGCGTAAATGGATTATCTACGTCCAGCAAGTACCGTTCGGGTTTATAGTCGCCAACAAAAGCCTGCACCTGCGCGTCTTCAAGTAATTTTACAACTTCCATGCAATGACTGATAATAAAACCATCCATTGTTGAAATCACAGGTAACTTTGCGGTTTCCGCAATTTTTACTGCCTGTATAATATTATCATAAGCTTCCTGCGTATTTTCAGCATGTAATTGTATCCACCCGGAATCACGGGTACCCATGACATCGGATTGATCACCGTGTATATTTATGGGGCTTGATAACGCGCGGTTAGCTACTCCCATAACTATCGGCATCCTCAACCCGGCTGCGATATATAACATTTCCCACATCAATGCCAAACCCTGGCTTGACGTTCCAGTCATTGCACGCGCACCTGCGGCTGATGCGCCGATACACGCGGACATCGCAGAGTGTTCGCTCTCCACTGCTACATATTCGGTTTTCACTAATCCATCAGCGACAAACTGCGAAAATATCTGTACTATTTCAGTTGCCGGTGTTATAGGGTATGCCGCAACAACGTCAGGATTAATCTGGCGCATAGCTTCGGCAACCGCTTCGTTCCCGGTTTTAGCTATATCTTTCATATATAATAGACTCCTTTCACCTTCCTACTTATTTCCCTTGCCGAAACTTTTCTTCGGGTTCCATCTTAATAGCCTTCTCTTTTAACGGACAAACATGAGCGCAAATCCCGCATCCTTTACAATGATCGTAATTGATCCCGCACATTTTACCGTCTTTAGTAATGATAGCGCTATCCGGACAATACACCCAGCACATAAGGTCGTGTTTACACTTAGTAGAATCCCAAACCGGGCGTTCGGACCTCCAATCACCTGTTTTAAAATTTGCAGCTGTTCCCGGTGCGAGTATATCACCTTCCGGCAACTCTTTCCATCCTTGCTTCTTCATTATGACAACTCCTTCTAAAATATATACTTATTCACCTTTAACTTCGTCATATGCACGCTGTATAGACTTTAAATTCCCATCAATTATCTCAGGTTTATTCCTAAACTTTTTTTCAAGTTTATGCTTGGTATCTTCAAGAACACCTTCTATCTTTAACAATTTACTAACCTTAACCAACGCGCCCATCATCGGTGTATTAGGTATATTCCGCCCAATTGTTTGTATCGCAATCTCGCTGGCATTCACCGTAAACACCTGCGCTTTTGTCGGATTAATTTTCTTTCTCATCTCTGATGCCGGTAATGGCGAGTTAATAATAATCGCACCATCATCTTTTAACCCTTCGGTAACATTCACAGTTTCAATTAACGTCGGATCAAGAACCACAACGTATTTTGGCGATTGCACATGGCAGTGCAATGTAATCGGTTCATCACTTATTCTATCAAACGAAAATACCGGCGCACCCATACGTTCCGGGCCATATTCCGGAAACGCCTGTACCTGTTTACCGGTTGCAAGTGCTGCTTCCGCAAATAATAACGCTACTGTCTTAGCCCCCTGCCCTCCACGACCATGCCATCTAATTTCTGTTAATTCACTCATTTCTTTCTTAACTCCTTCCTGCCTTCAATTGATTGACTTAAAGTAACACTATCCGCATATTCGAGGTCACCCCCAGCGGGAATG
This is a stretch of genomic DNA from Elusimicrobiota bacterium. It encodes these proteins:
- a CDS encoding thiamine pyrophosphate-dependent enzyme, with the translated sequence MATIRDLAKKPELFTGGHRLCAGCGAGIIARQVLMAANTPVVVANATGCLEVSSTIFPYSAWKTSWFHSAFENAAASCSGIEATYRSLKRQGKINKDIRFIAFGGDGGTYDIGLQSLSGAMERGHRMLYVCYDNGAYMNTGIQRSSATPIGAYTTTAPTGKEKKGKEQQRKDLTEIMVAHSIPYVAQSAVGFWSDLVNKVQKALDTDGPTFINVLQPCRLGWGHAPETITDIGKLAADTCFWPLYEVVDGTYRVTYKPKEKKPVTEFLKTQVRFKHLMSPDSQDVVAKMQNEIDRKWNRLQKLHADGIAAAAAVPAGDAK
- the porA gene encoding pyruvate ferredoxin oxidoreductase gives rise to the protein MKDIAKTGNEAVAEAMRQINPDVVAAYPITPATEIVQIFSQFVADGLVKTEYVAVESEHSAMSACIGASAAGARAMTGTSSQGLALMWEMLYIAAGLRMPIVMGVANRALSSPINIHGDQSDVMGTRDSGWIQLHAENTQEAYDNIIQAVKIAETAKLPVISTMDGFIISHCMEVVKLLEDAQVQAFVGDYKPERYLLDVDNPFTLGAIDLQDYYFEHRRQLADAMVKSKDIVLNVGKEFGKKFGREYGLWEKVNMDDAELALVVIGSAAGTAKNVISELRKQGKKVGMLKLRVFRPFAADALAEELKNVKSVAVLDRSDSCDGFGGPIFDEVRSALYDLDKRPLMTNYIYGLGGREFDLNDIRYIYEELGKILSAGKVGSKINYIGVRE
- a CDS encoding 4Fe-4S binding protein, which translates into the protein MKKQGWKELPEGDILAPGTAANFKTGDWRSERPVWDSTKCKHDLMCWVYCPDSAIITKDGKMCGINYDHCKGCGICAHVCPLKEKAIKMEPEEKFRQGK
- a CDS encoding 2-oxoacid:acceptor oxidoreductase family protein — translated: MSELTEIRWHGRGGQGAKTVALLFAEAALATGKQVQAFPEYGPERMGAPVFSFDRISDEPITLHCHVQSPKYVVVLDPTLIETVNVTEGLKDDGAIIINSPLPASEMRKKINPTKAQVFTVNASEIAIQTIGRNIPNTPMMGALVKVSKLLKIEGVLEDTKHKLEKKFRNKPEIIDGNLKSIQRAYDEVKGE